The window GCCTTTGACGCTGATTCAACATCTTTTCATGGTTTTGCTACTGCTATTTCAACCGACTCAGTAGTTGCCATTGCAAACGCGGAACTCCAGGCCCGAACAAATCTCGAAAGTGCCATAGCCTATAAAATGGAAGAAGTGCGTACCGCATTGGAGGAGGAAGGAAATTCAACCGTTACGAATTCTGACTTTATACTCACCTTGCGCAACGCTCACAATCAGGTGCAGGAAACAGCCAGTGTTTCAAACGGCGCATCCCGTTCGGATGAAGGCTATTACAGAGGATATGCCAAAGTTTCGATTACTAAATCGGATTTTGATCAACTTATGAAATCAGCTTTTTCCGGAAAACCAGACTACTGGCAATTATTCAGCTCTTCTGCCGCTTATGCGGATGAGATGAATTAAGAGCTTTATTATTTACAAAATTTAGATCGGCCCGCCTTTTTTAATACCCAATTAATTCAGTTATTTCGGCACCTAAAACCATAATCAGTACAGGTGCTATGAGAAAACACATTCTATTATTGGCGTTGTTGTTTTTGGGTACGAGTATGCAGGCAATTTTTGCCCAGACTACACCCGCACACGCGCTAAAAAATATTACTATTCATAATGCTGATGGTTCTGTAACCGAGTCTGCCACTATTGTATGGCGGAATGGAGTTATAGAAGCTGTTGGTACCAACGTTAACATTCCTTTCGATGCTTTTGAGATAGATGGAGGAGACAGTCTCCATGTTTATCCGGGCCTTATCGATGGATTTTCCATTTGGGGAAGTCCTGATTTGCCTCGAAATCTTGAAGAGTTGGATAACCCCGGAGACCCACCTTATGACCGTGCCGGAATTCAACCCGAAAGGAAGCCAAGTCTCTTATTAAAAGAAGACAAAGCTTTTGAAACAGGTATGAAAGCCGGTTTTACCACAGCAGCCCTTTATCCGAACGGCTATATGCTGCCCGGGCAGGTAGAAGCTTTTTACCTTGCACCTGAATCTGATAAGGTACGTTTATTGAAGGAAAGCCTGGCACTTGCCGGTTCCTTTGATGAAGCTCCCGGTGGATGGGGCAACGGAGCCTATCCATCTACGATGATGGGAGTGATGGCTCAGTTCAGGCAGCTTATGTTTGATGCCACGGCTCTGCAGCAGCACATCAAGTACTACTCTCAGAATCCTGAAATGCCGGCTCCAAACCGGGATAAAGTACTGGAAGCGTTATTTCCACTGGTAAATAAAGCAACACCGCTTTATTTCGAGGTGGATTCCAAAGAGCATATGGAACGGCTATTCAAATTACAGGATGAATTTGGGTTTAAAGCCGTCGTTGTTTCCGGTAAGGAAGCCTATGCAAAGTCAGCTGAACTGAAGCGGAGAAATATTCCTGTACTGGCAAGTATCGATTTTACTGAAGCCCCGGAGTGGTACTCCAAGATGAAGAAAGCCGAAGAAAAATCGGAGGATGAAAAGGAAGACTCCGATGAAACTGAAGAGAAAGAAGAAGAGATTTCGGAAGAGGAACAGCAGTATCGTGATAAGCGACTGGCTGCATGGAAAGCTGAAGTCATGAACATCAGGAAGCTGATGGATGCAGGTGTATCTGTAGGATATGCTTCTGCCGGACTTGATTTGAAAGACCTTTCAGAAAAACTGGAGATTTTGATGGATGAAGGCGGACTTTCTGAGGCTGATGTTGTCAAACTCATGACGATCAATACAGCTTCCATCCTTGGTTTAAACAACACATTGGGAAGTTTGGCTAAAGGTAAGAATGCCAGCTTCACTGTTTTTGATAAAGCCATGTCAGAAGATAAAGTTAAAGTGCTGCACAGCATTTCGAACGGCACAATTCACGAATTTAACGGAGAGTAAACGATGAGTAAACTATTTAATCTATTTAGTTTAAAGAACCTTCGAGCGTGCAACGCTCCTCGAAGCGTTCAGGTTTTAATAAGAACGGTTGCTCAACGCTCGCAGGACCTTCGGACGCTGCGAGGTTTTACATTGGTGTTACTTATTTCCTCAGTATTTGGACTTTCGGTTCAAGCTCAGGAAAAAGGCTCGGTGCTGATACAGAATGCAACGGTTATCACGATTACTGACGGAGATCTCGAGGATACGGATGTGCTCATTCGTGACGGTATTATTCGCGAAATAGGAAAAGACCTGCGTGCCCCCCGAGGCGTTGAAACTATTGATGCGTCCGGAAAATATCTGATGCCGGGTATTATCGATGCCCATTCTCACCTGAATGGAGTTGACATCAATGAAGGGCGCAATCCGGTTACTGCAGAAGTAACCATGGAAGAATCGGTAGATCCTAATGAAGTGGGAATCTATCACGCATTAGCCGGCGGTGCTACCAGTATTCACCTGATGCACGGCTCTGCAAATGTAATAGGAGGTCAGGGCGAAACGCTTAAACTTCGCTACGGTGCCTCACAGGAAGGCATGAAGTTTGAAGATGCTCCAAGAACCATCAAGTTTGCTTTGGGTGAAAACCCGACTCGTGTCCACGGACAGGGCAACGGCATTCAGCCCAGAACCCGAATGGGGGTTGAGCAAGTTATCAGAGGCCACTTCGATGAAGCGATCGACTACAAACGTAAACGAGAGGCTTACCTGAAGGCAAAAGAACAATACGATCGAAGAGGTCGTGGAACTCCTCCAGTACCGGTAGCAAAAAACCTTCGGTACGAAGTGTTAAATGATATCATAGAAGGGGAGATTCTGGTTCATTGCCATTCGTACCGATCTGATGAGATTCTCATGCTGATGCGTGTTTTCAATGATTATGGTGTCAAGAATTATACCTTCCAGCATGCCAACGAGGCGTTCAAGGTAGCACCTGAATTGGCAAAAAACGGAGCACACACTTCGGTATTCTCTGACTGGTGGGCGTATAAGTTTGAAGTGTATTATTCTACCGCTTACAACGCTTCCATTTTGAATGCCAATGGAGTGATTAATTCAATCAACAGTGATAACGATCAGTTGCTCCGAACGCTGAATCATGAAGCAGCAAAGGTAGTCCGATATGGAAATACATCCGTAAACGATGCCCTGAAAATGATCACCTTGCATCCGGCTATTCAACTGGGTATTGATGATCGTGTGGGAAGTATCGAAGAAGGGAAGCACGGTGATGTTGTAATCTGGGATGGACACCCTTTCAGCATTTACAGCAAGGCGGTAATGACTTTCGTTGACGGTAAAAAATACTTCGATCTTGAAAATGATCCTGATGACATGCGTATCCAAATAAATCCGGGAACGGATTTTGAGGACGGTGCTAACCACCGCGAAATCATATCAAGACGAAAAGATGATTCCTGCCTGCAGGATGTATTCATTCTATTTCAAAACTAAACAGGAGACAGAATCATGAAGAAACTCAATATTTTTGTTTTTACAGTTGCTCTGCTGTTTGGATTGAATGCCACAGCGGAAGCACAAATCACCGAAAAACCTGAATTTGGTAAATTTGCCATTACAGGAGCCACCATTCATACCGTAACTAATGGAACCATTGAAGGTGGAGTCATTTTGATTGATGGAGAAGAAATTGTCCAGGTAGGTCAGAATGTAAGAATCACAAACGAATACCAGCGTATTGATGCCTCGGGTAAACACGTTTACCCAGGGTTCATTGACGGCTGGTCAGCTTTAGGATTGGTTGAGGTTTCTGCTGTTGCCGTAACCGTAGATAACCGTGAATTAGGGCGTTTCAACCCTCACATGTATGCATTTACGGCCTTCAACCCGCATAGTGCTTCTGTTCCTGTAACCAGAGTGAGCGGAGTCACAACGGTGATGACTCACCCAAGTTCGGGAAGTATAGCCGGTAAAGGTGCGGTTATGGATTTGTGGGGATATTCTCCGGACTCTATGGCTGTGAAGAAAAGCGGAGCGCTAATCCTGAATCTTCCATCTTCTCAGGGAGGAGGCTGGTGGGATAACCGCTCGGAAAAAGAGATCAAAAAACAATATGAGCAGAACATTAAAGAGATCAATGAGTTCATTGACAAAGCCAAATTCTATCACGAAATGATGGAAGCTTACAATGCAAATCCCTCAGGCAAAACAAAACCTGACTTTGATCCGCGTATGGATGCCATGCGAGAGGTGCTTTCAGGAGATGTTCCGGTTGTGATTCCCGTAAATCGCGAGCAGGAGATACTTGATGCCATAGAATGGACGAAGTCTCATGAGAACATGAACTTTGTTTTCGCGGGCGTTGAAGAAGGCTGGCGGGTAGCGGATGAAATTGCTGAAGCCGGCATCCCGGTTTTAACAACCACTCTTTACACTCCGGCCCGTGACTACGATAACTATCAGCGTCCCTATCAAAACCCCGGTTTGATGGCTGCAGCAGGAGTGAAGGTAGCTATCGTTTCTGACGACACTGAGAATTCACGGAACGCTCCATTCGAAGCCGGATATGCCGCTGCATATGGCTTGGGTAAAGAAGAAGCGATCAAAGCTTTAACTATTAACCCTGCCGAGATTTTTGGTGTGGATGATGTACTCGGATCATTGGAATCAGGTAAACAAGCGAACTTGTTCATCTCTGATGGCGACCCGCTGGAGCCTATGACCAATATTGAGCAAGTATTTATAAAAGGGTATAAAATCCCTATGACAAGCCGCCACACTCAGCTTTATGATGAATTTTTGAATCGTGATGCTGTGAACAAATAGCTTTTTAAGCTTTCGTTATAGTCTCCTTAAGCCCGTTCCAAAATTTGGGATGGGCTTTTTATATCATAGTCACTTATGAAGGCACTTTTTTATAAGGTTGATTTTGTTATTTTCTGCTGTTTAAAAATTCTAAGGGTGTTTTTTACCACATTAAGTCTGATGAACGCGGATTGACATCCAATCCGGAGATTATTGGTTATCAGATTAATTCTGAAATGGAAGCAGGCATTGAGTATGAAATTGAAGGTTAGTAGTTTTTTCGCAGCTGTACTTTTTTTACTGCCGGTTTTGATATTTGCTCAACAGCGTACACCATCCATCAGCCTGCATGAAATTAAAAAGGAAATAGAGCAGCTGGAATCTCAGGATGATAAACTGAGAACCTATATTGAAATGAGTAACCGGTATTTCCGTAATGCTCCGGACTCATTGCTGGTCATTGCAGACGAAATTAATGGGCTTGAAGGCGTTGAAGGAGAAAAGAAGGAAGCGTTCATATCATTCTTGAATGCAAATGCCTACAGGCTGATGAATGCTGATTCAGCTATTTTCTATGCATCCAAAGCGTCCGGTATCCTGCGGGAACTGAAGGAACACGATTCTTACCTGATGATGGAAAACCTTCAGGCTATGCAATATGCCCGAAAAGATCAGTACCTGGAAGCGGAGTCGTTATATCTGGATGCCATTTCTTATCGGAGTGAACTTGAGGATCAAATTGAGTATCCCGTCCAATTTTTCTATGGAAATCTCGGGAATTTATATGTTACCGTTGGGGCGCATGATCTGGCGATAGAGATGTTTGAAAAATTTTTGGAATATGAAGACAGTCCCCCAAACCGATGCAATATCCTGTCTAAGCTGGCAAATAGCTTTATGGAGCTTGATAATATGGATAAGGCAATTTCTACCTTAAGTCCGTGTCTGGAGTACGAAAACCTGCCGCCGCCGATAAAAGCTATAGTTCGTTCCAATTTAAGCACGATGTACAAACAAAAGAACGATATTGACCGTGCCACACAACTCATGGAAGAAGCTACGGCAATCAGTTCCCGGTATCGGATACCCAATATTGGGAACGGGCATTTATATCGTCTCGGTGACCTTTATTTAGAGCAAGGAATGGTTGCAAAAGCGGATTCTGTGGGAAATATCATAAACACTGCTCCGCCTACTGCTTTTTCCAGACCCAATGAGGACATTGTAAAGCATGAGTTTCTTTCAAGATTACATTTTGCCAAAGGGGATTATGAAAAAAGCCTGGAATATTCAGACCGGGCCATTGAATTGGCAAACACCCATAATCTCTTCCAAATGATGAGGAATGTTTATGCTCTGAAAGCCGAAGCCTACGAGGAAATGGGTGATCTGAATAATGCGCTTGTGAATGAGCGCCTTCAACGAAAGCATGAAAAAGAAGTAAACGACAGGAGGAAAGAGCGTAACGATGCCATGCTTTCTGTACGTTATCAGCTGCAGAATAAAGAAGCTCAGCTAATGGACGCCAACCTGGAGATAGAAAACATCAGGCTGAGAAATATGCTGATTATCGTCGGGTTGATATTAATTACCGGCTATATTTTCTATCGATACCGGTTGTACTATCTACTTAAAGAGGAGAAGACCAGGAATCAGATTGCGCGTGATTTACATGATGATTTGAGCGGGACATTGAGCAGTATCAGTTTTTTCAGCGAAGCGGCGCATCGGGTCAATAAAGACCGGGGAGACTCCGAAAGGTTTCTCAATATCATCACCAAAAGTGCTGTTGAGGCCAAGGAAAAAATTAATGACATCATTTGGGCGATCGATCCATCCAAAGATGACTGGTCGGTATTTCTGAAAAAGTGCAAGCGCTTTGCCGCTGATGTGCTGGATAGCAACGACATTGAGTATAGCTTTGATATGGACGATGATTTCAGTTTCC of the Gracilimonas sediminicola genome contains:
- a CDS encoding amidohydrolase family protein; protein product: MRKHILLLALLFLGTSMQAIFAQTTPAHALKNITIHNADGSVTESATIVWRNGVIEAVGTNVNIPFDAFEIDGGDSLHVYPGLIDGFSIWGSPDLPRNLEELDNPGDPPYDRAGIQPERKPSLLLKEDKAFETGMKAGFTTAALYPNGYMLPGQVEAFYLAPESDKVRLLKESLALAGSFDEAPGGWGNGAYPSTMMGVMAQFRQLMFDATALQQHIKYYSQNPEMPAPNRDKVLEALFPLVNKATPLYFEVDSKEHMERLFKLQDEFGFKAVVVSGKEAYAKSAELKRRNIPVLASIDFTEAPEWYSKMKKAEEKSEDEKEDSDETEEKEEEISEEEQQYRDKRLAAWKAEVMNIRKLMDAGVSVGYASAGLDLKDLSEKLEILMDEGGLSEADVVKLMTINTASILGLNNTLGSLAKGKNASFTVFDKAMSEDKVKVLHSISNGTIHEFNGE
- a CDS encoding amidohydrolase family protein — translated: MSKLFNLFSLKNLRACNAPRSVQVLIRTVAQRSQDLRTLRGFTLVLLISSVFGLSVQAQEKGSVLIQNATVITITDGDLEDTDVLIRDGIIREIGKDLRAPRGVETIDASGKYLMPGIIDAHSHLNGVDINEGRNPVTAEVTMEESVDPNEVGIYHALAGGATSIHLMHGSANVIGGQGETLKLRYGASQEGMKFEDAPRTIKFALGENPTRVHGQGNGIQPRTRMGVEQVIRGHFDEAIDYKRKREAYLKAKEQYDRRGRGTPPVPVAKNLRYEVLNDIIEGEILVHCHSYRSDEILMLMRVFNDYGVKNYTFQHANEAFKVAPELAKNGAHTSVFSDWWAYKFEVYYSTAYNASILNANGVINSINSDNDQLLRTLNHEAAKVVRYGNTSVNDALKMITLHPAIQLGIDDRVGSIEEGKHGDVVIWDGHPFSIYSKAVMTFVDGKKYFDLENDPDDMRIQINPGTDFEDGANHREIISRRKDDSCLQDVFILFQN
- a CDS encoding amidohydrolase family protein is translated as MKKLNIFVFTVALLFGLNATAEAQITEKPEFGKFAITGATIHTVTNGTIEGGVILIDGEEIVQVGQNVRITNEYQRIDASGKHVYPGFIDGWSALGLVEVSAVAVTVDNRELGRFNPHMYAFTAFNPHSASVPVTRVSGVTTVMTHPSSGSIAGKGAVMDLWGYSPDSMAVKKSGALILNLPSSQGGGWWDNRSEKEIKKQYEQNIKEINEFIDKAKFYHEMMEAYNANPSGKTKPDFDPRMDAMREVLSGDVPVVIPVNREQEILDAIEWTKSHENMNFVFAGVEEGWRVADEIAEAGIPVLTTTLYTPARDYDNYQRPYQNPGLMAAAGVKVAIVSDDTENSRNAPFEAGYAAAYGLGKEEAIKALTINPAEIFGVDDVLGSLESGKQANLFISDGDPLEPMTNIEQVFIKGYKIPMTSRHTQLYDEFLNRDAVNK
- a CDS encoding tetratricopeptide repeat-containing sensor histidine kinase — translated: MKLKVSSFFAAVLFLLPVLIFAQQRTPSISLHEIKKEIEQLESQDDKLRTYIEMSNRYFRNAPDSLLVIADEINGLEGVEGEKKEAFISFLNANAYRLMNADSAIFYASKASGILRELKEHDSYLMMENLQAMQYARKDQYLEAESLYLDAISYRSELEDQIEYPVQFFYGNLGNLYVTVGAHDLAIEMFEKFLEYEDSPPNRCNILSKLANSFMELDNMDKAISTLSPCLEYENLPPPIKAIVRSNLSTMYKQKNDIDRATQLMEEATAISSRYRIPNIGNGHLYRLGDLYLEQGMVAKADSVGNIINTAPPTAFSRPNEDIVKHEFLSRLHFAKGDYEKSLEYSDRAIELANTHNLFQMMRNVYALKAEAYEEMGDLNNALVNERLQRKHEKEVNDRRKERNDAMLSVRYQLQNKEAQLMDANLEIENIRLRNMLIIVGLILITGYIFYRYRLYYLLKEEKTRNQIARDLHDDLSGTLSSISFFSEAAHRVNKDRGDSERFLNIITKSAVEAKEKINDIIWAIDPSKDDWSVFLKKCKRFAADVLDSNDIEYSFDMDDDFSFPVELQFRQNLWLIYKECITNLSKHAQATKVEICLREKGDHVFLSISDNGSGFDQESLKSGNGIDNIRYRAEQIQGTANLKSAPGEGTKWTFTFSLS